In Candidatus Binataceae bacterium, a single genomic region encodes these proteins:
- a CDS encoding nuclear transport factor 2 family protein, whose product MTTKVRAPILLSLAMVGITVVSMTHAQAPRESDQAEVMALNQRLIAAHNSKDVSAIMAFYSDDPNAIFFEDTIPLQLNKAALTKANEFFKSVSDFHARMESVDVLVSGDLGVAHYIILTTWIDKSGTHSQTSRYTGVDRKEGGKWLVWHEQFSVPFDPATGKAVLDAKP is encoded by the coding sequence ATGACGACAAAAGTACGAGCTCCGATATTGCTGTCTCTCGCGATGGTTGGGATCACAGTCGTGTCGATGACGCACGCTCAAGCACCGAGGGAGAGCGATCAGGCTGAGGTCATGGCTCTCAACCAACGTCTCATCGCCGCACACAACAGCAAAGATGTAAGCGCGATTATGGCCTTCTACTCGGATGATCCGAACGCGATCTTCTTCGAGGACACCATCCCCCTTCAGCTCAACAAAGCGGCGCTGACCAAGGCGAATGAATTTTTCAAATCAGTGTCCGACTTTCATGCTCGCATGGAGTCAGTGGATGTGCTGGTAAGCGGCGACCTTGGGGTCGCGCATTACATTATTCTGACCACCTGGATCGACAAGAGTGGCACACATTCGCAAACCAGCCGCTACACTGGGGTGGACCGAAAAGAGGGTGGTAAATGGCTAGTTTGGCATGAGCAATTTTCGGTGCCATTCGATCCTGCAACCGGCAAGGCCGTCCTCGATGCCAAGCCGTGA
- a CDS encoding heavy metal translocating P-type ATPase, which translates to MGQHEHHEHLHSPTLPGAATVKDPVCGMSVDPTTAPGSNEWHGTTYYFCSQKCLAKFKQNPDKFVGDSPKSVIQPAARQSAPPGAQYTCPMHPEIVRDGAGVCPICGMALEPIAPQAESADANPELRDMTRRFWVGLALTIPILVEMVLPERIVAPMMAPAPMQKTMLILATPVVLWAGWPFFERGYQSLKTLNLNMFTLIASGVGVAYVYSLLATLAPQIFPVSLRDAHGLIPAYFEAAASIVVLVLLGQVLELRARSQTSGAIRALLGLAPKTARRIGADGHESDVPLGDVRPGDKLRVRPGEKVPVDGSVIEGASAIDEAMVTGEPVPVEKKAGDRVIGGTVNTTGSIVMRAERVGTETLLAQIVQMVSAAQRSHAPIQRLADRVSAYFVPAVMVVAMVTFVVWLGVGAGLGRAVVNAVAVLIIACPCALGLATPMAIMVGTGRGAREGVLVRNAEALEILERVDTLLADKTGTLTEGKPRLVSVTAVDRTSEREILAYAAALERASEHPLAAAIVAAAESKGEALSSVKDFRAIAGKGVTGIVNDHSIALGNASLFAELGIEDSTLAALAERLSGDGQTVMLLAVDGRAAGTIGVADPIKSSTPDAVRALHHEGVRIVMLTGDSCVTAAVVAAKLGIDEVRAQVLPAAKAEEVKRLQAQGRIVAMAGDGINDAPALAAAQVGIAMGTGTDVAIESAGVTLVKGDLRSIAKARRLSHATMRNIRQNLFFAFFYNVLGVPIAAGVLYPFLGLLLSPIIASAAMSLSSVSVVTNALRLRHVRL; encoded by the coding sequence ATGGGTCAGCACGAGCATCATGAGCACCTCCATAGCCCCACCCTACCCGGCGCGGCGACCGTGAAAGACCCCGTTTGCGGCATGAGCGTGGATCCGACCACCGCGCCAGGTTCGAACGAATGGCACGGCACGACCTACTACTTCTGCAGCCAGAAGTGTCTTGCGAAGTTCAAGCAAAACCCGGATAAGTTCGTCGGTGATTCGCCTAAATCGGTGATCCAACCAGCCGCTCGGCAGAGCGCTCCACCGGGCGCGCAGTACACCTGCCCGATGCATCCCGAGATCGTCCGCGATGGGGCGGGGGTCTGCCCGATCTGCGGCATGGCGCTTGAGCCGATCGCGCCGCAGGCAGAGAGCGCGGACGCCAATCCAGAGCTGCGCGACATGACCCGCCGCTTCTGGGTAGGTCTTGCGCTCACGATTCCGATCCTTGTGGAAATGGTACTACCTGAACGCATCGTGGCGCCGATGATGGCTCCCGCGCCAATGCAAAAAACGATGCTCATTTTGGCGACTCCAGTCGTGTTGTGGGCAGGGTGGCCGTTCTTTGAGCGCGGGTACCAGTCGCTGAAGACGCTTAATCTCAATATGTTCACGCTCATCGCAAGTGGCGTGGGTGTCGCATACGTGTACAGTCTGCTGGCAACTCTCGCGCCGCAAATTTTCCCGGTCTCGCTACGCGACGCGCACGGCCTCATCCCAGCATATTTCGAGGCGGCCGCCTCGATTGTAGTGCTGGTCCTGCTCGGACAGGTGCTGGAACTCCGTGCGCGCAGCCAGACCAGTGGAGCGATTCGCGCTCTGCTGGGACTCGCGCCCAAGACCGCACGCCGTATCGGCGCTGATGGTCACGAGTCAGATGTGCCGCTGGGCGACGTACGGCCGGGAGACAAGCTCCGGGTTCGACCCGGGGAGAAGGTCCCGGTCGACGGCTCGGTAATCGAGGGCGCCAGCGCGATTGACGAAGCGATGGTCACCGGAGAGCCGGTCCCGGTCGAGAAAAAGGCTGGCGATCGAGTGATCGGCGGCACCGTTAACACCACCGGGAGCATCGTCATGCGCGCCGAACGCGTCGGCACGGAAACGCTGCTCGCGCAGATCGTGCAGATGGTAAGTGCGGCGCAAAGAAGCCACGCGCCGATTCAGCGCCTAGCCGATCGGGTGAGCGCCTATTTCGTGCCCGCGGTGATGGTGGTCGCGATGGTGACCTTTGTCGTTTGGCTGGGAGTCGGTGCGGGACTGGGACGCGCGGTGGTAAACGCGGTGGCCGTGTTGATCATCGCGTGCCCGTGCGCGCTGGGTCTCGCAACCCCGATGGCGATTATGGTTGGAACCGGGCGCGGCGCGCGCGAAGGTGTGCTGGTGCGTAACGCGGAAGCACTGGAGATTCTCGAACGCGTCGATACTTTGCTCGCCGACAAAACTGGGACCCTGACCGAAGGAAAGCCGCGCCTGGTTTCGGTCACCGCGGTCGATCGGACCAGCGAGCGTGAGATCCTCGCCTATGCAGCAGCCCTGGAACGCGCCAGTGAGCATCCGCTTGCTGCAGCAATCGTGGCCGCAGCGGAGTCGAAGGGCGAGGCGCTGTCTTCGGTGAAAGACTTCAGGGCGATTGCAGGAAAAGGAGTGACTGGAATCGTCAACGATCATTCAATCGCCCTCGGCAACGCGTCGCTCTTTGCGGAGCTCGGTATCGAAGACTCGACCCTCGCTGCTCTTGCCGAGCGACTTAGCGGTGACGGGCAAACCGTTATGCTGCTGGCCGTCGACGGGCGCGCGGCGGGAACCATTGGAGTCGCCGATCCGATCAAGTCCTCAACCCCGGATGCGGTGCGGGCGCTGCACCACGAAGGGGTACGCATTGTCATGCTGACCGGAGATAGCTGCGTAACCGCCGCCGTAGTAGCGGCAAAACTCGGAATCGACGAGGTGCGCGCACAAGTGCTCCCCGCCGCCAAAGCTGAAGAAGTGAAGCGGCTCCAGGCGCAAGGGCGAATCGTCGCGATGGCGGGCGATGGAATCAACGATGCCCCAGCGCTCGCCGCCGCCCAGGTGGGAATTGCGATGGGCACCGGCACAGATGTCGCGATTGAAAGCGCCGGTGTCACGCTAGTGAAGGGTGACTTGCGCAGTATCGCGAAAGCGCGGCGCCTGTCGCATGCGACCATGCGCAATATCCGCCAGAACCTATTCTTCGCCTTCTTCTACAACGTGCTCGGAGTCCCGATAGCGGCGGGCGTCCTGTACCCGTTCCTGGGTCTGCTGCTGAGTCCGATAATCGCAAGCGCGGCCATGAGCCTGAGTTCAGTCTCCGTAGTGACCAACGCACTACGCCTCCGCCACGTGCGCTTGTGA